The region ATGTAAAATCGCCCGTATGAAAAAACTAATACCGGCGCTTAAGCAAGCGCAAAACCGACTCAAAAATTTCTTCCGCCTCTACGATACCGAGCTCATGCACCATGCATCAAGCCTTAGCTTTCACACGATTCTGGCGCTATTGCCAGTGCTGATGGTCTCGCTTAGCGTTTTTATGCAGCTGCCAAGCTTCAAAGGCTACTACGACAAGATTATGGGCTTTATCTTTTCAAACTTCCTGCCTGCAAATCAAGCGAGCATGGCACACTATATCGAGGAATTTATGGCAAACGGACTAAGCCTTGGCGTAACGGGCTTTTGCGCAGTGTTAGTTACGTCGGTGCTGTTTTTCGGAGACTTTGAAGCGATTATCGCGCGCATTTCGCATTCACCCGAGCGAAGCTTTTTTAAGAGCCTAAGCACCTACTGGACGCTGATGACGCTCGCTCCTGTGGGGCTTGGAGCATCGTTTTATATCAGCGGCGAGCTTCAGGAGCTGCTAAATAAAACCGAGTTTACGAGCTGGATAAATTTGCTTAAAATTCTACCCTACTTAATCGTTTGGGGGATCTTTGCGATTACTTATGCTACGGCGATCAACCGCGAGATCCGCGCAAAAGCGGTGCTTGCCTCATCGCTCGTAGCATCGATTTTATGGTGGCTTTCAAGACTGGTTTTTGCGCAATACGTCTTTTATAACAAAACCTATCTTAGCATCTACGGCTCGTTTT is a window of uncultured Campylobacter sp. DNA encoding:
- a CDS encoding YihY family inner membrane protein; the protein is MKKLIPALKQAQNRLKNFFRLYDTELMHHASSLSFHTILALLPVLMVSLSVFMQLPSFKGYYDKIMGFIFSNFLPANQASMAHYIEEFMANGLSLGVTGFCAVLVTSVLFFGDFEAIIARISHSPERSFFKSLSTYWTLMTLAPVGLGASFYISGELQELLNKTEFTSWINLLKILPYLIVWGIFAITYATAINREIRAKAVLASSLVASILWWLSRLVFAQYVFYNKTYLSIYGSFSVALFFFLWIYISWIFYLYGVKFCVFLDAKFKRGGERQSA